One stretch of Amycolatopsis tolypomycina DNA includes these proteins:
- a CDS encoding prolyl oligopeptidase family serine peptidase, whose product MSTQSANQYPPAVVPDRLFDDAEAEARWRARFHAPRISVPEWARDAPEANVYVSNASGVWEVYAWNRATDEHRRVTNRPNGTLHATPSPDGEWIWWFDDTDGDEFGSWVREPFAATEGSEPEKAVPDVHDGYPAGLEIGVNLVAVGVSTDDGSELFARVDGETRRFYSHPDDAGIASLSRDESLIAISHSEHGDSRHPALRVLATDGFGTVAEKWDGEGKGLSALEFSPLPGDQRLLVLHERRGREELLVWDVRADTETEIELDLPGEVVAGWYPDARALLVVHFHEGRSSLYRYDLDTAELSSVDTPAGRIGGAGVRPDGTVEYSWSSAAEPAAVRARTADGADAILLEPPGERAPGSEPVTDAFVEGVGGRIHALVSRPSGAPEGPLPTVFSLHGGPHAADEDRFSAYRATWLDAGFAVVEVNYRGSTGYGSAWRDAIEGRPGLTELEDVAAVHDWAVQTGLSDPAKCVVNGASWGGYLSLLALGTQPTRWAAGVAGVPVADYVAAYEDEMEQLRSFDRALFGGSPEDVPAVYRECSPITYVDAVTAPVLVLAGDNDPRCPIRQIENYLDRLGGRELHHEFYRYDAGHGSLVIAETIKQTAIEVHFALRALGLR is encoded by the coding sequence GTGAGCACGCAGTCAGCCAACCAATATCCGCCCGCGGTGGTCCCGGACCGGCTGTTCGACGACGCCGAAGCCGAAGCCCGCTGGCGCGCCCGCTTCCACGCCCCGCGCATCTCCGTGCCCGAGTGGGCCCGCGACGCCCCCGAAGCCAACGTCTACGTCTCCAACGCCAGCGGCGTCTGGGAGGTCTACGCCTGGAACCGCGCGACGGACGAGCACCGCCGCGTCACCAACCGGCCCAACGGCACCCTGCACGCCACGCCGTCGCCGGACGGCGAGTGGATCTGGTGGTTCGACGACACCGACGGCGACGAGTTCGGCTCGTGGGTGCGCGAGCCGTTCGCCGCGACCGAGGGCAGCGAGCCGGAGAAGGCCGTGCCGGACGTCCACGACGGCTACCCGGCCGGGCTCGAGATCGGCGTGAACCTCGTCGCGGTCGGTGTCTCGACCGACGACGGCAGCGAGCTGTTCGCCAGGGTCGACGGCGAGACGCGGCGCTTCTACAGCCACCCGGACGACGCCGGCATCGCGTCCCTGTCCCGCGACGAGAGCCTGATCGCGATCTCGCACTCCGAGCACGGCGACTCCCGGCACCCCGCGCTGCGGGTGCTGGCGACCGACGGGTTCGGGACCGTCGCCGAGAAGTGGGACGGCGAGGGCAAGGGCCTCTCCGCGCTCGAGTTCTCCCCGCTGCCCGGCGACCAGCGGCTGCTCGTGCTGCACGAGCGCCGCGGCCGCGAGGAACTGCTCGTCTGGGACGTCCGGGCGGACACCGAGACCGAGATCGAGCTGGACCTGCCCGGCGAGGTCGTCGCGGGCTGGTACCCGGACGCGCGTGCCCTGCTCGTCGTCCACTTCCACGAGGGCCGCAGTTCGTTGTACCGCTACGACCTCGACACGGCCGAGTTGTCCTCTGTGGACACCCCGGCCGGCCGGATCGGCGGGGCGGGCGTCCGCCCGGACGGCACGGTCGAGTACTCGTGGTCCAGTGCCGCCGAGCCGGCCGCGGTGCGGGCGCGCACCGCCGACGGCGCCGACGCGATCCTGCTCGAACCGCCGGGTGAGCGGGCGCCGGGCTCGGAGCCGGTGACCGACGCGTTCGTCGAAGGCGTCGGCGGGCGGATCCACGCGCTCGTCTCGCGGCCTTCGGGTGCGCCGGAGGGTCCCCTGCCCACGGTGTTCTCCCTGCACGGCGGCCCGCACGCGGCCGACGAAGACCGCTTCTCCGCCTACCGCGCGACCTGGCTCGACGCCGGGTTCGCCGTGGTCGAGGTCAACTACCGCGGCTCGACCGGCTACGGCTCGGCCTGGCGCGACGCCATCGAGGGCCGTCCCGGGCTGACCGAGCTCGAGGACGTCGCCGCGGTGCACGACTGGGCCGTCCAAACCGGACTCAGCGACCCGGCGAAGTGCGTCGTGAACGGTGCTTCGTGGGGCGGCTACCTGTCGCTGCTCGCGCTCGGCACGCAGCCGACGCGGTGGGCGGCGGGCGTGGCCGGGGTGCCGGTCGCGGACTACGTCGCCGCGTACGAGGACGAGATGGAGCAGCTGCGCTCGTTCGACCGCGCGCTCTTCGGCGGCTCGCCGGAGGACGTGCCCGCGGTGTACCGGGAGTGCTCGCCGATCACGTACGTCGACGCCGTGACGGCGCCGGTGCTCGTGCTGGCCGGCGACAACGACCCGCGCTGCCCGATCCGCCAGATCGAGAACTACCTCGACCGGCTCGGCGGCCGCGAGCTGCACCACGAGTTCTACCGCTACGACGCGGGCCACGGCTCGCTGGTGATCGCCGAGACGATCAAGCAGACGGCGATCGAGGTCCACTTCGCGCTGCGGGCCCTCGGCCTCCGCTGA
- a CDS encoding tautomerase family protein, protein MPMISVAMFPGRTPAQKSALVRELTDAFVRTCGGKPEGVQVTLVEIGADHWASGGVLYSER, encoded by the coding sequence ATGCCGATGATCAGCGTGGCCATGTTCCCCGGCCGCACGCCCGCCCAGAAGAGCGCCCTGGTCCGCGAACTGACGGACGCCTTCGTCCGGACCTGCGGCGGCAAGCCCGAGGGCGTCCAGGTGACGCTCGTCGAGATCGGCGCCGACCACTGGGCCAGCGGCGGGGTGCTGTACTCCGAACGCTGA
- a CDS encoding TIGR03085 family metal-binding protein, whose product MGVAADERRALSALFEELGPDAPTLCDGWTTRDLAAHLVVRESRLDAAPGIVVPALAGYTQKVQDRYAAKPWGELVGQVRNGPSKFWPTAIGPLDELTNTAEFLVHHEDVRRAQDGWAPRPADPTRDAAAWKSAKQAAKLNLRKAPVGVTLKTRDGREAAVKTGPDPVTVVGDPVDLLLFVFGRDAVDLDFEGDAAAVGRLRAVNRGL is encoded by the coding sequence ATGGGTGTCGCTGCTGACGAACGCCGGGCGCTGAGTGCGCTCTTCGAAGAACTCGGGCCGGACGCGCCGACCTTGTGCGACGGCTGGACCACGCGTGACCTCGCCGCGCACCTCGTGGTGCGGGAGAGCCGTCTCGATGCCGCGCCCGGGATCGTCGTGCCCGCGCTGGCCGGGTACACGCAGAAGGTGCAGGACCGCTACGCCGCCAAGCCCTGGGGCGAGCTCGTTGGCCAGGTCCGCAACGGCCCGTCGAAGTTCTGGCCCACCGCGATCGGCCCGCTCGACGAGCTCACCAACACCGCCGAGTTCCTCGTCCACCACGAGGACGTCCGGCGGGCGCAGGACGGCTGGGCGCCGCGGCCCGCGGATCCCACCCGGGACGCCGCCGCCTGGAAGTCGGCGAAACAGGCCGCCAAGCTCAACCTGCGCAAGGCGCCCGTCGGCGTGACACTCAAGACGCGGGACGGCCGGGAGGCCGCCGTGAAGACCGGGCCGGACCCGGTCACCGTCGTCGGCGACCCGGTCGACCTGCTGCTGTTCGTCTTCGGCCGCGACGCTGTCGACCTGGACTTCGAGGGGGACGCGGCCGCCGTCGGCCGGCTGCGGGCGGTGAACCGGGGGCTCTAG
- a CDS encoding glutamate decarboxylase, which produces MVLHRGKAGSPDRASGTNPFYAGTNPALAAAFVMPHDKLRDDPLPPDTALQLVRDELMLDGNARLNLATFVTTWMEPQARELMAECVDKNMIDKDEYPQTAELERRCVNILADLWHAPDPADIMGCSTTGSSEACMLAGMALKRRWARLGPSGKPNLVMGANVQVCWEKFCEYWEVEPRLVPMDGDRYHLTADEAVARCDENTIGVVAILGSTFDGSYEPVAEIAAALDALEQRTGWNIPVHVDGASGAMIAPFLDPDLEWDFRLPRVASINTSGHKYGLVYPGVGWVIWRDKAALPSELVFNVNYLGGDMPTFALNFSRPGAEVAAQYYTFVRLGREGFRAVQQASRDVATHLSSGVEALGPFSLLTRGDQLPVFAFTTRADAGFDVFDVSRRLRERGWLVPAYTFPENRTDLAVLRIVVRNGFTHDLADLLLADLARVLPELAELGGHPKDPSKATAFHH; this is translated from the coding sequence ATGGTCCTGCACCGAGGGAAAGCCGGCAGCCCGGACCGCGCGAGCGGGACGAATCCGTTCTACGCGGGGACGAACCCGGCGCTGGCCGCCGCCTTCGTCATGCCGCACGACAAGCTGCGTGACGACCCGCTGCCGCCGGACACCGCGCTGCAGCTCGTCCGCGACGAGCTGATGCTGGACGGCAACGCGCGGCTCAACCTCGCCACGTTCGTCACCACGTGGATGGAGCCGCAGGCGCGCGAGCTGATGGCCGAGTGCGTCGACAAGAACATGATCGACAAGGACGAGTACCCGCAGACGGCCGAGCTCGAGCGGCGCTGCGTGAACATCCTCGCCGACCTGTGGCACGCGCCCGATCCGGCGGACATCATGGGCTGCTCGACCACCGGTTCGTCCGAAGCGTGCATGCTCGCCGGGATGGCACTGAAGCGGCGCTGGGCCCGCCTCGGCCCCAGTGGAAAGCCGAACCTGGTGATGGGCGCGAACGTCCAGGTGTGCTGGGAAAAGTTCTGCGAGTACTGGGAAGTCGAGCCGCGGCTGGTCCCGATGGACGGCGACCGCTACCACCTGACGGCGGACGAAGCGGTGGCCCGCTGCGACGAGAACACGATCGGCGTGGTCGCGATCCTCGGCTCGACGTTCGACGGCAGCTACGAGCCGGTCGCGGAGATCGCGGCGGCGCTGGACGCCCTGGAGCAGCGCACGGGCTGGAACATCCCGGTGCACGTCGACGGCGCCTCGGGCGCGATGATCGCCCCGTTCCTCGACCCGGACCTGGAGTGGGACTTCCGCCTCCCGCGCGTGGCGTCGATCAACACGTCCGGCCACAAGTACGGGCTGGTGTACCCGGGGGTCGGCTGGGTGATCTGGCGCGACAAGGCGGCGCTGCCGTCCGAGCTGGTGTTCAACGTCAACTACCTCGGCGGTGACATGCCGACGTTCGCGTTGAACTTCTCCCGCCCGGGCGCCGAGGTCGCGGCCCAGTACTACACGTTCGTGCGGCTCGGCCGGGAAGGTTTCCGGGCGGTACAGCAGGCTTCGCGCGACGTCGCCACGCACCTGTCTTCGGGAGTCGAGGCCCTCGGCCCGTTCTCGTTGCTGACGCGCGGAGACCAGCTGCCGGTGTTCGCGTTCACGACCCGCGCCGACGCCGGGTTCGACGTCTTCGACGTGTCCCGCAGGCTGCGCGAGCGCGGCTGGCTGGTGCCGGCGTACACGTTCCCGGAGAACCGGACGGACCTGGCGGTGCTGCGGATCGTGGTCCGCAACGGCTTCACGCACGACCTCGCGGACCTGCTGCTGGCGGACCTCGCGCGGGTGCTGCCGGAACTGGCGGAACTCGGCGGCCACCCGAAGGACCCTTCGAAGGCGACGGCGTTCCACCACTAG
- a CDS encoding Dps family protein, which translates to MSKSPIKSPLSEADKEITGNALQATLVDLVDLSLIAKQAHWNVVGANFRSAHLQLDELVNTARQYVDEVAERANAIGISPNGKAKTVVESSGVPEYPDNWQSVESTVAAIVDILAALIERLRQRIDETDKSDLVTQDLLIEITRALEEAHWMWQAQQA; encoded by the coding sequence ATGAGCAAGTCTCCGATCAAGAGCCCGCTTTCCGAGGCCGACAAGGAGATCACCGGCAACGCCCTCCAGGCCACGCTGGTCGACCTGGTCGACCTCTCCCTCATCGCCAAGCAGGCGCACTGGAACGTCGTCGGGGCGAACTTCCGCAGCGCGCACCTGCAGCTCGACGAGCTGGTGAACACCGCGCGCCAGTACGTCGACGAGGTCGCCGAGCGCGCCAACGCCATCGGCATCTCGCCGAACGGCAAGGCGAAGACCGTCGTCGAGAGCTCGGGTGTGCCCGAGTACCCCGACAACTGGCAGTCGGTCGAGTCCACGGTCGCCGCGATCGTCGACATCCTGGCCGCGCTCATCGAGCGGCTGCGCCAGCGCATCGACGAGACCGACAAGAGCGACCTCGTCACGCAGGACCTGCTGATCGAGATCACCCGGGCGCTGGAAGAGGCGCACTGGATGTGGCAGGCCCAGCAGGCCTGA
- a CDS encoding organic hydroperoxide resistance protein: MGQALYTAVATARGDGRNGEVTSSDGVIDESLAIPKEMGGPGGDKTNPEQLFAAGYSACFHSALQLVARQAKVPLNGSTVTAEVSVLKQEVGFGLGVALNVSLPGLDQAQADQLVEQAHQVCPYSNATRGNIEVALSATV, translated from the coding sequence ATGGGTCAGGCGCTCTACACCGCGGTGGCGACGGCGCGCGGCGACGGCCGCAACGGCGAAGTGACGTCCTCGGACGGCGTCATCGACGAGTCGCTGGCCATCCCGAAGGAGATGGGCGGCCCCGGTGGGGACAAGACCAACCCGGAGCAGCTGTTCGCCGCCGGCTACTCCGCCTGCTTCCACAGCGCCCTGCAGCTGGTCGCCCGGCAGGCGAAGGTGCCGCTGAACGGCTCGACCGTCACCGCGGAGGTCAGCGTGCTCAAGCAGGAGGTCGGGTTCGGCCTCGGCGTCGCGCTGAACGTGTCGCTGCCGGGTCTCGACCAGGCCCAGGCCGACCAGCTGGTCGAGCAGGCGCACCAGGTGTGCCCCTACTCGAACGCGACCCGCGGCAACATCGAGGTCGCGCTCTCCGCCACAGTCTGA
- a CDS encoding NADPH-dependent FMN reductase: MLGIGGSLREGSQSERALHIALEGAAEVGVRTRLIPGPELVLPFYDAGVPERDERATRLVESIREADGLIVVSPGYHGALSGLVKNALDYVEDLRDDRRPYLDGRAVGLAAVAYGWQAAVTTLEQLRTITHALRGWATPLGGSINSAETKFDEGGGASDLKSVRTLRLIGRQVAEFAVTRAA, from the coding sequence GTGCTCGGGATCGGCGGCTCTCTGCGCGAGGGCTCCCAGTCCGAACGCGCGCTGCACATCGCGCTCGAAGGCGCCGCGGAGGTGGGCGTCCGGACCCGGCTGATCCCCGGCCCGGAACTCGTGCTGCCCTTCTACGACGCCGGCGTCCCCGAACGCGACGAGCGCGCCACCCGGCTGGTGGAGTCCATCCGCGAGGCCGACGGCCTCATCGTCGTCTCGCCCGGCTACCACGGCGCCCTGTCCGGCCTGGTCAAGAACGCCCTGGACTACGTCGAGGACCTGCGGGACGACCGGCGCCCCTACCTCGACGGCCGCGCGGTCGGCCTCGCCGCCGTCGCGTACGGCTGGCAGGCCGCCGTCACCACGCTCGAGCAGCTCCGCACGATCACGCACGCCCTGCGCGGCTGGGCCACCCCGCTGGGCGGCTCGATCAACTCCGCCGAGACCAAGTTCGACGAGGGCGGCGGCGCCTCCGACCTGAAGAGCGTCCGCACCCTTCGCCTGATCGGGCGGCAGGTCGCCGAATTCGCCGTGACGCGCGCCGCATGA
- a CDS encoding alpha/beta hydrolase gives MSIPLPVRAQAAASQLAFWLPTPVRRAVAGRTVRIDGQDLALDAQLLLRLQKIARAELVQGSVEESRALLDAGRHLVSGRPIEPVSVREIAVPTPDGDLPATLYTPVGLPEKSPLLVFFHGGGWVIGTRASHDNAVRFLAKHAGVRVLSIEYRLAPEFPFPAATEDALAAFEYAVAKAGDLGADPARIAVGGDSAGGNLAAVTAQQAVRRGGPVPAFQLLIYPATDFARRYRSQDLFAEDLFLTDVHMKWFEGHYVPAGTDLTDPRLSPLHAEDLSGLPPALVVTAGFDPLRDEGEAYAEKLSEAGVEVALRRHEDLIHGFINFTGVGTRFREALAEMAGALRQGLSKRD, from the coding sequence GTGTCGATCCCGCTCCCCGTCCGCGCCCAGGCGGCCGCGTCCCAGCTCGCGTTCTGGCTGCCCACCCCGGTGCGGCGGGCGGTCGCCGGCCGGACCGTCCGCATCGACGGCCAGGACCTCGCACTCGACGCCCAGCTCCTCCTCCGGCTCCAGAAGATCGCCAGGGCCGAGCTCGTGCAGGGCTCGGTCGAGGAGTCGCGCGCCCTGCTCGACGCGGGCAGGCACCTGGTCAGCGGGCGGCCGATCGAGCCGGTTTCGGTGCGCGAGATCGCGGTGCCGACCCCTGACGGCGACCTGCCTGCCACGCTGTACACGCCGGTCGGGCTGCCCGAGAAGTCACCGCTGCTGGTGTTCTTCCACGGCGGCGGCTGGGTGATCGGCACGCGCGCGAGCCACGACAACGCGGTCCGCTTCCTGGCCAAGCACGCCGGGGTGCGGGTGCTGTCGATCGAGTACCGGCTGGCCCCGGAGTTCCCGTTCCCGGCAGCGACGGAGGACGCACTGGCGGCGTTCGAATACGCGGTGGCCAAGGCGGGCGACCTCGGCGCGGACCCGGCCCGCATCGCGGTGGGCGGCGACAGCGCGGGCGGCAACCTGGCGGCGGTGACGGCCCAGCAGGCGGTCCGCCGCGGCGGCCCGGTCCCGGCGTTCCAGCTGCTGATCTACCCGGCGACGGACTTCGCCCGGCGCTACCGCTCGCAGGACCTGTTCGCGGAGGACCTGTTCCTGACGGACGTGCACATGAAGTGGTTCGAGGGGCATTACGTGCCGGCGGGCACGGACCTGACGGACCCGCGGCTGTCACCGCTGCACGCGGAGGACTTGAGCGGCCTGCCGCCGGCGCTGGTGGTGACGGCGGGCTTCGACCCGCTGCGGGACGAGGGTGAGGCGTACGCGGAGAAGCTGAGCGAGGCCGGGGTGGAAGTCGCCTTGCGGCGCCACGAGGATTTGATCCACGGGTTCATCAACTTCACCGGGGTGGGGACGCGGTTCCGGGAGGCGCTGGCGGAGATGGCGGGCGCACTGCGGCAGGGACTGTCCAAACGTGACTGA
- a CDS encoding TetR family transcriptional regulator has protein sequence MTSSPSEPAGLRERKKARTRAAIQRHALRLFHEQGYSATTVDQIAAAAEISPSTFFRYFPTKEATVLYDPFDPLLIEAAVGQSAALSPIGALRATMTFIREQLPAEEWEAERQRQGLVFREPELRSAVMDKFAEGIDVLADLAARRTGRAADDFEVRNWAGAVVGVVLAAFLGAAADPEADMLLVIDQAVAHLDAGLPL, from the coding sequence ATGACGTCGTCGCCATCTGAACCAGCGGGGCTGCGCGAACGGAAGAAGGCCAGGACGCGCGCCGCGATCCAGCGGCACGCGTTGCGGCTGTTCCACGAGCAGGGCTACAGCGCCACGACGGTGGACCAGATCGCGGCCGCGGCGGAGATCTCGCCCAGCACCTTCTTCCGGTACTTCCCGACGAAGGAGGCGACGGTCCTCTACGACCCGTTCGATCCGTTGCTCATCGAGGCCGCGGTCGGGCAGTCGGCCGCGCTGAGCCCGATCGGCGCGCTGCGGGCGACGATGACCTTCATCCGCGAGCAGCTGCCCGCCGAGGAGTGGGAGGCGGAACGGCAGCGGCAGGGGCTCGTGTTCCGGGAGCCGGAGCTCCGGAGTGCCGTGATGGACAAGTTCGCCGAGGGCATCGACGTGCTGGCCGACCTGGCCGCGCGGCGCACCGGCCGGGCCGCGGACGACTTCGAGGTCCGCAACTGGGCGGGCGCGGTGGTCGGCGTGGTGCTGGCCGCGTTCCTGGGCGCCGCGGCGGACCCGGAGGCCGACATGCTCCTGGTCATCGATCAGGCCGTCGCCCACCTGGACGCGGGACTGCCACTCTGA
- a CDS encoding DHA2 family efflux MFS transporter permease subunit yields the protein MQPRRWWALGALAVSLLTIGLDLTVLNVAVPTLAVDLGATTTQLQWFGNAYTLALAALLLPAGLLGDRFGPKKLLLGALTLFGLASLWCAYAGSPGELIAARVVLGVGAAFLIPLSLSLLNVLFPPEERAKALTTWVMAMFAGIPLGPLLGGWLLDHFAWGSVFLINVPLTAVGVVAVLFLVPLTPGAGGGRIDFAGIALSTSGLVALTYGFVHAGEHGWTDPLTCGLIVLGGALLAVFARAQTRVAAPLTDLALFREPRFVWGAVLATVASFALMGLLFVLPQLFQAVQGADALATGVRLLPLIGGMLVSAKLAERLVAVVGVRAVVTGGFVLLAAGLAWGLTTSPSGGYGATAGWETAIGLGTGATLPPLMTMAMGALTEGRSGAGSALIQVLRQVGGTIGVAVLGTVLNGVYRDGVDVGGLPAPVADAVRGSASGAVAVAEQLHRPGLAESARAAFTDGMAATLWVCAGLAVAGALLALLFLPGRAGAGAQPRESGHDVVAI from the coding sequence GTGCAGCCACGCAGGTGGTGGGCGCTCGGCGCGCTCGCGGTGAGCCTGCTGACCATCGGCCTCGACCTGACCGTGCTGAACGTCGCCGTGCCGACGCTGGCCGTCGACCTCGGCGCCACGACCACGCAGCTGCAGTGGTTCGGCAACGCCTACACGCTGGCGCTGGCCGCGCTGCTGCTGCCCGCGGGCCTGCTGGGCGACCGGTTCGGCCCGAAGAAGCTGCTGCTCGGCGCGCTGACGCTGTTCGGACTGGCCTCGCTGTGGTGCGCCTACGCCGGCTCGCCAGGCGAGCTGATCGCCGCCCGGGTCGTGCTCGGCGTCGGCGCCGCGTTCCTCATCCCGCTCTCGCTGTCGCTGCTGAACGTCCTGTTCCCGCCGGAGGAGCGCGCGAAGGCGCTGACGACGTGGGTGATGGCGATGTTCGCGGGCATCCCGCTCGGCCCGCTGCTCGGCGGCTGGCTGCTCGACCACTTCGCCTGGGGCTCGGTGTTCCTCATCAACGTCCCGCTGACCGCCGTCGGCGTCGTCGCGGTGCTGTTCCTCGTGCCGCTCACGCCGGGTGCCGGCGGCGGCCGGATCGACTTCGCGGGCATCGCGCTGTCGACGTCCGGGCTGGTCGCGCTCACCTACGGCTTCGTCCACGCCGGCGAACACGGCTGGACCGACCCGCTGACCTGCGGCCTGATCGTGCTGGGTGGCGCGCTGCTGGCGGTGTTCGCCCGGGCGCAGACGCGGGTCGCCGCGCCGCTCACCGACCTGGCGCTGTTCCGCGAGCCGCGGTTCGTCTGGGGCGCGGTGCTGGCCACGGTGGCGTCCTTCGCGCTGATGGGCCTGTTGTTCGTGCTGCCGCAGCTGTTCCAGGCGGTGCAGGGCGCCGACGCGCTGGCGACCGGGGTGCGGCTGCTGCCGCTGATCGGCGGGATGCTGGTGTCGGCGAAGCTCGCCGAACGGCTGGTCGCCGTCGTGGGGGTGCGCGCGGTCGTCACGGGCGGGTTCGTGCTGCTCGCGGCCGGGCTGGCGTGGGGTTTGACGACGTCGCCGTCGGGTGGCTACGGCGCCACCGCCGGCTGGGAAACCGCCATCGGCCTGGGCACCGGTGCCACGCTGCCGCCGCTGATGACGATGGCGATGGGCGCGCTCACCGAAGGCCGCTCGGGGGCCGGGTCCGCGCTGATCCAGGTACTGCGCCAGGTCGGCGGCACGATCGGCGTCGCGGTGCTGGGCACGGTGCTCAACGGCGTCTACCGCGACGGCGTCGACGTCGGCGGCCTGCCCGCCCCGGTCGCCGACGCGGTGCGGGGCAGCGCCTCGGGCGCGGTCGCCGTCGCGGAGCAGCTCCACCGGCCCGGGCTCGCCGAGTCCGCGCGGGCGGCGTTCACCGACGGCATGGCCGCGACGCTGTGGGTGTGCGCCGGTCTCGCCGTCGCCGGGGCGCTGCTCGCGCTGTTGTTCCTGCCCGGCCGGGCGGGCGCGGGGGCGCAGCCGCGAGAATCGGGGCATGACGTCGTCGCCATCTGA
- a CDS encoding MFS transporter → MFLARLPMTMNGVMLTLYIVTGLGRGYGAAGLVGGGVTLGMALGAPLLGRCLDRYGLRPVVAVCGIGTTLFWIAAPHLPFEALAVVAIPAGALSVPAGSLARQVLATLVPAEERRAAYSLDTISIEATFMIGPAVGIAAITAFSPSWTLAALGVLFGGTAFLIWLVDPPIRDGAGTEAVAPGPRPPLRSWLTGRLVGTLLIAGGALFVLVGTELATLAALRANGELGVTGLVIAVMCAASILGGIVHGAVKRSLPQGVLMLLLALLVIPVGLADHPWWLLMLVLIPTNLLCAPTLAATTETVSRIAPPQVRGEAMGLQDAFTRLGLAVGGPVVGFAIDHSSPEWGFAAAGVGGLVIAAAGLLRRRAPAPVLEPALAESRS, encoded by the coding sequence ATGTTCCTGGCGCGTCTCCCGATGACCATGAACGGCGTGATGTTGACGCTGTATATCGTCACCGGGCTCGGCCGCGGCTACGGCGCCGCCGGGCTGGTCGGCGGCGGCGTCACCCTCGGGATGGCGCTCGGCGCGCCGCTGCTCGGCCGCTGCCTCGACCGATACGGGCTGCGCCCGGTCGTCGCGGTCTGCGGGATCGGCACGACGCTGTTCTGGATCGCCGCGCCGCACCTGCCGTTCGAGGCGCTCGCCGTGGTCGCGATCCCGGCCGGGGCGCTCTCGGTGCCGGCGGGCTCGCTGGCCCGGCAGGTGCTGGCCACGCTCGTGCCGGCGGAGGAGCGCCGCGCGGCCTACTCGCTCGACACCATCTCGATCGAGGCCACGTTCATGATCGGGCCGGCGGTCGGCATCGCGGCCATCACGGCGTTCTCCCCGTCGTGGACGCTGGCCGCGCTCGGCGTGCTGTTCGGCGGCACGGCGTTCCTGATCTGGCTGGTCGACCCGCCGATCCGGGACGGCGCCGGCACCGAAGCGGTGGCCCCCGGCCCCCGCCCGCCGCTGCGGAGCTGGCTCACCGGCCGGCTGGTGGGCACGCTGCTGATCGCGGGCGGCGCGTTGTTCGTGCTCGTCGGCACCGAGCTGGCGACGCTGGCGGCCCTGCGCGCGAACGGCGAGCTCGGCGTGACCGGGCTGGTCATCGCGGTGATGTGCGCGGCGTCGATCCTCGGCGGCATCGTGCACGGCGCGGTGAAGCGGTCGCTGCCGCAGGGCGTGCTGATGCTGCTGCTCGCGCTACTGGTGATCCCGGTCGGCCTGGCGGACCACCCGTGGTGGCTGCTGATGCTCGTGCTGATCCCGACCAACCTGCTGTGCGCGCCGACGCTGGCGGCCACGACCGAGACGGTCAGCCGGATCGCCCCGCCGCAGGTCCGCGGCGAGGCCATGGGCTTGCAGGACGCCTTCACCCGGCTGGGCCTGGCAGTCGGCGGCCCGGTGGTCGGCTTCGCGATCGACCACTCGAGCCCGGAGTGGGGCTTCGCGGCGGCCGGCGTCGGCGGCCTGGTGATCGCCGCGGCGGGCCTGCTCCGCCGCCGCGCCCCGGCGCCGGTCCTGGAACCGGCGCTGGCCGAAAGCCGCAGCTGA